The following are encoded in a window of Mycobacterium decipiens genomic DNA:
- a CDS encoding macro domain-containing protein — MIELEVLQADVTKLDVDAITNAANTQLRHGGGVAAAISRAGGPGVQRESNEKAPIGLGEAVETTAGDMPARYVIHAATMELGGPTSPEIIVRATGSTLRKADELGCRSLALVAFGTGVGGFPIEEAARLMVDVVRRHRPGSLQRVVFAVHGDAAERVFSAAVQE, encoded by the coding sequence ATGATCGAGTTGGAGGTACTACAGGCTGACGTGACGAAGCTTGACGTCGACGCGATCACCAACGCGGCCAACACACAGCTTCGGCACGGTGGTGGCGTCGCCGCAGCGATCTCGCGTGCCGGCGGACCGGGCGTGCAGCGGGAGTCGAACGAGAAGGCGCCGATCGGGCTTGGCGAGGCGGTCGAGACCACGGCGGGTGACATGCCGGCGCGCTACGTGATCCACGCGGCGACGATGGAGCTTGGCGGCCCGACCTCGCCGGAGATCATCGTCCGCGCCACCGGCTCGACGCTGCGCAAGGCCGATGAGCTTGGTTGCCGTTCGCTGGCGTTGGTGGCGTTCGGCACCGGCGTCGGTGGCTTCCCGATCGAGGAAGCGGCGCGGCTCATGGTCGACGTCGTTCGACGGCACCGGCCGGGCTCGCTGCAGCGGGTGGTGTTTGCGGTCCATGGGGATGCGGCCGAACGGGTGTTTAGTGCGGCCGTGCAGGAGTAG
- a CDS encoding class I SAM-dependent methyltransferase has translation MTTPEFGSLRSDDDKWDIVSSVGYTALLVAGWRALHAMGPAPLVRDEYAKNFITASADPYLTGLLANPGVSEDETAFPRLYGVQTRFFDDFFSSASEAGIRQAVIVAAGLDARAYRLEWHSGTTVFEVDLPKVLEFKTRVLGAQGAKPKAHRIEVAADLRTDWPVPLQAAGFDPQRPSAWSVEGLLPYLTGDAQHGLFARIDELCAPGSRVALGALGSRLDHEQLVALESAHPGVNMSGDVDFSALTYEDKTDPAEWLTAHGWAVEPVRSTLELQASYGMTPPDVDVKIDGFMHSQYITAIRA, from the coding sequence ATGACTACACCTGAATTTGGATCGCTTCGCTCCGACGACGACAAATGGGACATCGTCAGCAGTGTGGGCTACACCGCCCTGCTGGTGGCGGGTTGGCGAGCGCTGCACGCCATGGGCCCCGCACCGCTGGTCCGGGACGAATACGCGAAGAATTTCATCACCGCTTCAGCCGACCCCTATCTGACGGGATTGCTGGCCAACCCGGGAGTCTCTGAGGACGAGACCGCTTTCCCCCGGCTCTACGGCGTGCAGACCCGGTTCTTCGACGACTTCTTCTCCTCCGCTAGCGAGGCTGGTATCCGACAGGCGGTGATAGTCGCCGCCGGGCTGGATGCCCGCGCGTATCGTCTTGAATGGCATTCCGGGACAACGGTTTTCGAAGTCGATCTGCCGAAAGTACTGGAATTCAAGACGCGGGTGCTCGGCGCGCAGGGTGCCAAACCCAAAGCCCATAGGATTGAGGTGGCGGCGGATCTGCGCACCGACTGGCCCGTGCCGTTGCAGGCGGCAGGTTTCGATCCACAACGACCCAGCGCCTGGTCGGTCGAGGGACTACTGCCCTACTTGACCGGCGATGCGCAACATGGCCTCTTCGCCCGGATCGATGAGCTGTGTGCGCCCGGCAGCCGAGTTGCCTTGGGCGCTTTGGGGTCGCGGTTGGACCACGAGCAGCTCGTTGCCCTGGAATCGGCGCACCCGGGCGTCAATATGTCCGGTGACGTGGACTTCTCCGCGCTCACCTACGAGGACAAGACCGACCCCGCAGAATGGCTAACTGCGCACGGATGGGCTGTCGAACCCGTTCGCAGCACGCTCGAGCTGCAGGCCAGTTATGGAATGACGCCCCCGGATGTGGACGTCAAGATCGACGGTTTTATGCACTCCCAGTACATCACGGCGATCAGGGCGTAA
- a CDS encoding MTH1187 family thiamine-binding protein, whose protein sequence is MSVLVAFSVTPLGVGEGVGEIVAEAIRVVRNSGLPNKTDSMFTVIEGDSWEEVMAVVQRAVEAVAAHAPRVSAVIKADWRPGVADAMTQKVASVERYLAKPAVDQPATPARPH, encoded by the coding sequence GTGTCTGTCCTGGTCGCGTTCTCCGTCACCCCCCTGGGTGTGGGGGAGGGCGTCGGCGAAATAGTCGCCGAAGCGATTCGCGTAGTTCGTAACTCCGGGTTACCCAACAAGACGGATTCCATGTTCACCGTGATCGAAGGCGATAGCTGGGAAGAAGTGATGGCCGTGGTGCAGCGCGCGGTCGAGGCCGTGGCCGCTCATGCACCCCGGGTTAGCGCGGTCATCAAGGCGGACTGGCGTCCCGGGGTCGCCGACGCGATGACGCAGAAGGTCGCTTCGGTCGAACGCTATCTGGCCAAGCCGGCGGTCGATCAGCCTGCTACTCCTGCACGGCCGCACTAA
- a CDS encoding flavin-containing monooxygenase: protein MRSLHAGLPFTTSTPEIVAALHDVSIPTLLLSLVHVTGDPRFIREFKPMGLFLNEVQGFMSEEDKARARAEALPVIADYRDRGCPEPQPLRIELIREMMDWAACEHVPDDYLPLLLEEMDLDGVDPRRPAALPRQSAAEIPVVVIGCGESGILAGIRLQQANIPFTIVEKNAGPGGTWWENSYPGARVDVANHFYCYSFEPNNDWTHFFAEQSELQDYFTQVLNKHALTERVRWNTEVVSLEWSDDEGVWSISLRSADGQTSTVYARAVITAVGQLNRPHIPEFDGMDTFEGPSFHSAAWDHSLDLTGKRVALVGAGASGFQIAPAVAPDVEHLTVFQRTAQWMFPNTMYHERVGAGVGWAMRHLPCYGRWYRFLLLWPGADKGLDAARADPNYADQDYAVSDLNAAARMMFTQWISSQVREGDELLTQVMPDYPATGKRTLQDNGSWLQTLQRNNVELVRTPIQRITPCGIVTEDGVAHDVDVIVYATGFRHTDVLWPLKVIGRNGIDLHARWGTRPYAYLGITVPGFPNLFLIYGPGTHLAHGGSLIFQSEVQMRYINQCLHRIAEMNLHSLEPTADAASEWHHRTQAEIKKMVWSHPAVKHSYFKNADGEIHTVSPWRLHEYWAAVREPDWSQFVLRQGK from the coding sequence ATGCGCAGCCTTCACGCCGGCCTACCCTTCACCACGTCCACACCGGAAATTGTTGCCGCGCTGCACGACGTCAGCATCCCAACCCTGCTGCTATCGCTAGTGCACGTCACGGGGGATCCCCGTTTCATCCGCGAGTTCAAGCCCATGGGCCTATTCCTCAACGAAGTCCAGGGATTCATGTCAGAGGAAGACAAGGCACGGGCCCGCGCCGAGGCGCTCCCCGTGATCGCCGACTATCGAGACCGCGGCTGCCCCGAGCCACAGCCGCTACGTATCGAACTGATCAGGGAAATGATGGACTGGGCCGCATGCGAGCACGTTCCCGACGACTATCTACCCCTGCTCTTGGAAGAGATGGACCTCGACGGGGTCGACCCCCGTCGCCCGGCCGCCCTGCCCCGCCAGAGCGCGGCAGAAATCCCGGTTGTGGTGATCGGATGCGGCGAATCGGGAATCTTGGCCGGAATCCGCCTCCAACAGGCCAACATCCCCTTCACCATCGTGGAGAAGAACGCCGGCCCCGGCGGAACATGGTGGGAGAATAGCTATCCTGGCGCCCGTGTCGATGTGGCAAACCATTTCTATTGCTACAGTTTCGAACCCAACAACGACTGGACTCACTTCTTCGCTGAACAATCGGAGCTGCAGGACTACTTCACCCAGGTGCTGAACAAGCACGCCCTGACCGAGCGGGTGCGGTGGAACACCGAGGTTGTGTCGCTCGAATGGAGCGACGACGAGGGCGTGTGGAGCATTTCCCTGCGTTCGGCCGACGGCCAGACGAGCACGGTGTACGCGCGGGCCGTCATCACAGCGGTCGGTCAGCTAAATCGACCGCATATCCCCGAATTCGACGGCATGGACACCTTCGAGGGGCCGTCGTTTCATTCCGCTGCCTGGGACCACTCCCTCGACCTCACCGGCAAGCGTGTCGCCCTGGTCGGGGCCGGCGCCAGCGGCTTTCAGATCGCACCCGCGGTTGCTCCGGATGTCGAACACCTCACCGTGTTCCAGCGCACTGCCCAATGGATGTTCCCGAACACGATGTATCACGAACGAGTCGGAGCAGGCGTGGGCTGGGCGATGCGCCATTTGCCGTGCTATGGAAGGTGGTACCGATTCCTCCTACTATGGCCGGGCGCCGACAAAGGCCTCGACGCCGCACGGGCCGACCCAAACTATGCCGACCAGGACTATGCCGTCAGCGACCTGAACGCGGCCGCGCGAATGATGTTCACCCAGTGGATCAGCAGCCAAGTCCGGGAGGGCGACGAGCTGTTGACCCAAGTGATGCCCGACTATCCCGCTACCGGAAAACGGACGCTGCAGGACAACGGCAGCTGGCTGCAGACCCTGCAACGAAACAACGTCGAACTGGTGCGCACACCGATCCAGCGGATCACGCCTTGCGGCATCGTCACCGAAGACGGCGTGGCACACGACGTCGATGTCATCGTTTACGCCACCGGGTTCCGGCACACCGATGTGCTATGGCCGCTGAAAGTCATCGGCCGCAACGGAATCGACCTGCACGCCCGGTGGGGAACACGCCCATACGCCTACCTTGGCATCACGGTTCCGGGATTCCCCAACCTGTTCCTTATCTACGGACCCGGCACCCATCTTGCCCACGGCGGCAGCCTGATCTTCCAGTCCGAAGTCCAGATGCGCTACATCAACCAATGCCTGCACCGCATAGCCGAAATGAACCTGCATTCCCTGGAACCGACGGCCGACGCCGCCAGCGAATGGCATCACCGGACGCAGGCCGAAATCAAGAAGATGGTGTGGTCACACCCTGCGGTTAAACATTCCTATTTCAAGAACGCCGATGGGGAGATCCATACGGTCAGCCCGTGGCGCCTCCACGAGTACTGGGCGGCGGTACGCGAGCCCGACTGGTCTCAATTCGTTCTGCGACAAGGAAAGTGA
- the dtd gene encoding D-aminoacyl-tRNA deacylase has translation MRVLVQRVSSAAVTVDGRVVGAVRPDGQGLLAFVGVTHSDDADAAQRLAEKLWNLRILADEKSASELKAPILVVSQFTLYADTAKGRRPSWNAAAPGAVAEPLVAAFAAALRGLGAHVEAGVFGAHMQVELVNDGPVTVMLEV, from the coding sequence ATGCGAGTTCTGGTGCAGCGGGTCTCATCGGCGGCGGTGACGGTCGATGGCCGGGTGGTCGGCGCCGTCCGGCCGGACGGGCAGGGCCTGCTCGCGTTCGTCGGCGTCACCCACAGCGACGATGCGGACGCGGCACAGCGGCTCGCGGAAAAGCTATGGAATCTGCGCATTCTCGCGGACGAGAAATCCGCTTCCGAGCTGAAGGCGCCGATCCTGGTGGTCAGCCAGTTCACCCTCTACGCCGACACAGCGAAGGGCCGGCGGCCGTCGTGGAACGCCGCGGCGCCGGGCGCGGTGGCTGAGCCGCTGGTAGCGGCGTTCGCGGCGGCGTTGCGAGGGCTCGGCGCGCACGTGGAAGCAGGCGTGTTCGGTGCCCACATGCAGGTCGAACTGGTCAACGACGGTCCGGTGACCGTAATGCTGGAAGTCTGA
- a CDS encoding YceI family protein: MDASDGQLILRTGVAGRAARLGHRLTITMTRWQAVVNWAGAEPVAAELAVELESFEVLRGEGGVKGLSGTEKVLVRSNALRSLNASRFPYVRFTSEAVVRTGDGYRLTGVLHIRGRARDHVIDLHTEDLGDSWRISAESTVRQSDYGVKPYSLVMGAMQVADVVSVSFTAVRAKDV; the protein is encoded by the coding sequence ATGGATGCCTCCGACGGCCAGCTGATCCTTCGCACCGGAGTCGCGGGCAGGGCAGCGCGATTGGGTCATCGGCTCACCATCACGATGACCCGGTGGCAGGCTGTGGTGAACTGGGCCGGCGCCGAACCCGTCGCCGCCGAGCTTGCCGTCGAACTGGAGTCGTTCGAAGTGCTGCGCGGCGAGGGTGGCGTCAAGGGGTTATCCGGGACCGAAAAGGTTCTGGTGCGGTCGAACGCGCTGAGATCGCTCAACGCCAGCCGCTTTCCCTACGTTCGCTTCACCTCAGAAGCCGTTGTCCGGACCGGGGATGGCTACCGCCTGACCGGGGTGCTGCACATCCGGGGAAGGGCTCGAGACCACGTAATCGACTTGCACACGGAGGATCTCGGTGATTCGTGGCGCATCTCTGCCGAATCCACGGTTCGCCAGTCCGACTACGGTGTCAAGCCCTACTCGCTGGTGATGGGCGCAATGCAGGTTGCCGACGTGGTGAGCGTGTCATTCACCGCCGTTCGGGCTAAGGATGTTTGA
- a CDS encoding nitronate monooxygenase has translation MHTAICDELGIEFPIFAFTHCRDVVVAVSKAGGFGVLGAVGFTPEQLEIELNWIDEHIGDHPYGVDIVIPNKYEGMDSRVSADELAQRLRSMVPQEHLDFARKILADHGVPVEDSDQDSLQLLGWTEATATPQVDVALKHPKMTMVANALGTPPADMIKHIHESGRKVAALCGSPSQGRKHADAGVDIIIAQGGEAGGHCGEVGSIVLWPQVVREVAPVPVLAAGGIGSGQQIAAALALGAQGAWTGSQWLMVEEAANTPVQQAAYAKATSRDTVRSRSFTGKPARMLRNDWTEAWEQPESPQPLGMPLQYMVSGMAVKATHKYPNETVDVAFNPVGQVVGQFSKVEKTATVIERWVQEYLEATARLDELNAAASV, from the coding sequence ATGCACACCGCCATATGCGACGAACTCGGCATCGAGTTCCCGATCTTCGCCTTCACCCACTGCCGCGATGTGGTGGTCGCCGTCAGCAAGGCCGGCGGTTTCGGTGTGCTCGGAGCCGTCGGCTTCACACCGGAGCAGCTGGAGATCGAGCTCAACTGGATTGACGAGCACATCGGCGACCACCCCTACGGGGTCGACATCGTCATCCCAAACAAGTACGAGGGCATGGACTCCCGGGTGTCGGCGGATGAGCTCGCCCAGAGGCTGCGGTCGATGGTCCCGCAGGAACATCTGGACTTCGCCCGCAAGATCCTCGCCGATCACGGCGTTCCGGTTGAGGACAGTGACCAGGACAGCTTGCAGCTGCTCGGATGGACCGAGGCAACGGCAACCCCGCAGGTCGACGTGGCGTTGAAGCACCCGAAGATGACGATGGTCGCCAACGCGCTCGGCACCCCCCCAGCCGACATGATCAAGCACATCCACGAGTCAGGTCGCAAGGTGGCCGCATTGTGCGGATCGCCGTCGCAGGGGCGCAAGCACGCTGATGCGGGCGTCGACATCATCATCGCCCAGGGCGGTGAGGCCGGGGGGCACTGCGGCGAGGTGGGCTCAATTGTGCTGTGGCCGCAGGTGGTCAGGGAGGTGGCCCCTGTTCCGGTGTTGGCGGCGGGCGGCATCGGCAGCGGTCAGCAGATCGCAGCGGCCCTCGCGCTGGGGGCCCAAGGGGCGTGGACCGGCTCCCAGTGGCTGATGGTGGAGGAGGCCGCGAACACCCCAGTTCAGCAAGCTGCATACGCCAAAGCGACCAGCCGCGACACCGTCCGCAGCCGTTCCTTCACCGGCAAGCCGGCCCGGATGCTGCGCAACGACTGGACCGAGGCATGGGAGCAACCGGAGAGCCCCCAGCCGCTCGGCATGCCGTTGCAGTACATGGTCTCCGGAATGGCCGTCAAGGCCACACACAAATACCCGAACGAGACCGTCGACGTCGCGTTCAACCCGGTGGGGCAGGTTGTCGGACAGTTCAGCAAGGTAGAAAAGACGGCTACCGTCATCGAACGCTGGGTGCAGGAGTACCTCGAGGCGACCGCCCGGTTGGACGAACTCAACGCCGCAGCTTCCGTCTGA
- a CDS encoding alcohol dehydrogenase family protein, giving the protein MRAVVIDGPGSIRVDTRPDPELPGPDGVIVAVTAAGICGSDLHFYEGEYPLAESVALGHEAIGTIVEAGPQVRTVAVGDLVMVSSVAGCGACPGCETDDPVMCFSGPKIFGSGTLGGAQADLLAVPAANFQVLKIPDAISTEQALLLTDNLATGWAAAQRADVSFGSTVAVIGLGAVGLCAIRSAYTQGAATVFAVDRVAGRLQRAANWGATPITSPAAEAIVAATGGRGADSVIDAVGTDASLTDALNAVRPGGTVSVVGVHDLRPFPLPALACLLRSITLRMTMAPVQRTWPELIPLLQAGRLDVDGIFTTTLPLDQAAKGYATAGSRSGDDVKILLTP; this is encoded by the coding sequence ATGCGCGCGGTAGTCATCGACGGGCCCGGAAGTATCCGGGTGGACACCCGACCCGATCCGGAACTTCCCGGACCCGACGGGGTGATTGTCGCGGTGACCGCCGCCGGCATCTGCGGTTCCGACCTGCATTTCTACGAAGGTGAATATCCGTTGGCTGAGTCCGTGGCCCTCGGGCACGAGGCGATCGGCACCATCGTCGAGGCCGGGCCCCAGGTGCGCACCGTCGCGGTTGGCGACCTGGTGATGGTTTCTTCGGTGGCCGGTTGCGGTGCCTGCCCGGGATGCGAAACCGACGATCCGGTTATGTGCTTCTCCGGCCCGAAGATCTTCGGCTCCGGCACGCTCGGCGGCGCGCAGGCCGATCTGCTCGCCGTTCCGGCCGCCAACTTCCAGGTGCTCAAGATCCCCGATGCGATCAGCACCGAGCAGGCGCTGCTGCTCACCGACAACCTCGCGACCGGGTGGGCCGCGGCCCAGCGCGCCGACGTTTCGTTCGGCTCTACGGTGGCGGTCATCGGCCTGGGAGCGGTCGGCCTATGCGCGATCCGCAGTGCGTATACCCAAGGTGCTGCAACAGTTTTCGCGGTTGACCGGGTAGCCGGTCGCCTACAGCGTGCGGCGAACTGGGGCGCCACGCCGATCACCTCGCCGGCGGCCGAGGCGATTGTCGCCGCTACAGGCGGCCGCGGCGCCGACTCGGTGATTGACGCCGTCGGCACCGACGCCTCGCTGACCGACGCGCTGAACGCGGTCCGGCCGGGCGGCACCGTTTCAGTCGTCGGAGTACACGATCTGCGGCCGTTTCCCCTGCCCGCGCTGGCGTGCCTGTTGCGCAGCATCACGCTGCGAATGACCATGGCACCGGTACAGCGGACCTGGCCGGAATTGATCCCGCTGCTGCAGGCGGGCCGGCTCGATGTCGACGGAATCTTTACCACGACACTGCCCCTGGACCAAGCCGCCAAAGGCTATGCGACCGCGGGATCACGGTCGGGCGACGACGTCAAGATTCTGCTTACGCCCTGA
- a CDS encoding GNAT family N-acetyltransferase, with product MKQSSFARPAASEDARACVAIYRPYVEQTAITFETEVPDTHEMAARIAAARETHEWLVLEQGGEVIGYAYAHTLNPRSAYQWAVQVSIYIAADQHRTGSGRELYTQLLGRLTERGYRRAYAGITQPNDASNAFHRSFGFRHVGLFSRVGWKNGAWHDVAWMQLDLLGAAEHDGPPGRIN from the coding sequence ATGAAGCAGAGCAGCTTTGCGCGGCCGGCTGCCTCGGAAGATGCGCGCGCTTGCGTTGCGATCTACCGTCCTTATGTCGAACAAACGGCGATCACGTTCGAAACCGAAGTCCCAGACACCCACGAGATGGCTGCGCGCATCGCCGCAGCGCGCGAGACCCACGAATGGCTCGTCCTCGAACAGGGCGGTGAGGTCATCGGCTACGCCTACGCCCACACACTCAATCCCCGATCTGCCTACCAATGGGCGGTGCAGGTCAGTATCTATATTGCGGCCGACCAGCACCGTACCGGTAGCGGCCGCGAACTCTACACACAACTGCTGGGCCGGCTCACCGAACGCGGCTACCGGCGTGCTTACGCTGGCATCACGCAGCCCAACGACGCCAGCAACGCCTTTCACCGATCCTTCGGTTTCCGGCACGTTGGCTTGTTCTCCCGCGTCGGATGGAAAAACGGTGCCTGGCACGACGTCGCATGGATGCAGCTGGATCTGCTCGGTGCCGCCGAACACGATGGCCCGCCCGGCCGAATCAACTAG
- a CDS encoding cytochrome P450 has translation MPTVKPTPNLPPGFDFTDPDIYAERLPVEELAEMRRAAPIWWNEQPIGKGGFDDGGFWVVSKHKDVKEVSLRSDVFSSLQKTALPRYKDGTVQEQIDRGKFVLLNMDAPQHTRLRKIISRGFTPRAVEQLRDDLDERARRIVEMAAAEGAGDFVEQVSCELPLQAIAGLLGVPQEDRMKLFHWSNQMVGDQDPEFATNEAMAASVELIMYAMQMAADRAKNPGHDIVTKLVEADIDGHKLSADEFGFFVILLAVAGNETTRNSITQGMMAFTDFPDQWELYKRQRPTTAADEIVRWATPVTSFQRTALQDYELSGVRIKKGQRVVMIYRSANFDEDVFEDPFAFNILRDPNPHVGFGGSGAHYCIGANLARMTIDLMFSAIADAMPDLESIGKPERLRSGWLNGIKHWQVDYHSKGAAKCPVLRQV, from the coding sequence ATGCCAACTGTCAAGCCAACGCCCAATCTGCCGCCCGGGTTCGATTTCACCGACCCAGACATCTACGCGGAGCGGCTGCCGGTCGAAGAGCTGGCCGAGATGCGGCGGGCCGCACCAATCTGGTGGAACGAGCAGCCGATCGGGAAGGGCGGGTTCGATGACGGCGGCTTCTGGGTGGTGTCCAAACACAAGGACGTCAAGGAGGTTTCGCTGCGCAGCGATGTCTTTTCCAGCCTGCAGAAGACTGCCCTGCCACGCTACAAGGACGGGACGGTCCAAGAGCAAATCGACAGAGGCAAGTTTGTCCTGCTCAACATGGACGCCCCGCAGCACACCCGGCTGCGCAAAATCATCTCTCGCGGCTTCACTCCCCGAGCGGTGGAGCAGCTGCGCGATGACCTGGACGAGCGCGCCCGGCGCATCGTCGAGATGGCGGCGGCCGAGGGTGCCGGCGACTTCGTCGAGCAGGTGTCGTGTGAACTGCCCCTGCAGGCCATCGCGGGGTTGCTGGGTGTGCCCCAGGAGGACCGCATGAAACTGTTTCACTGGTCCAACCAGATGGTAGGCGACCAAGATCCCGAGTTCGCCACTAACGAGGCCATGGCGGCCTCGGTCGAGCTGATCATGTACGCCATGCAAATGGCCGCCGACCGGGCGAAGAACCCCGGGCACGACATTGTCACCAAGCTGGTCGAGGCCGATATCGACGGCCACAAGCTCTCCGCAGACGAGTTCGGCTTCTTCGTCATCCTGTTGGCCGTCGCCGGCAACGAGACCACCCGCAACTCCATCACCCAAGGCATGATGGCCTTCACCGACTTCCCCGATCAGTGGGAACTCTACAAAAGGCAGCGTCCCACCACCGCGGCCGACGAGATCGTCCGCTGGGCCACCCCGGTCACGTCATTCCAGCGAACGGCCCTACAGGACTACGAATTGTCTGGGGTGCGGATCAAGAAGGGCCAACGGGTGGTGATGATCTACCGCTCCGCCAACTTCGACGAAGACGTATTCGAAGACCCGTTTGCCTTCAACATCCTGCGTGATCCCAACCCGCACGTGGGGTTTGGTGGCAGTGGCGCGCACTACTGCATCGGCGCGAACCTGGCCCGGATGACGATCGACCTGATGTTTAGTGCGATCGCCGACGCCATGCCCGATCTGGAATCCATCGGCAAACCCGAGCGGCTACGGTCGGGCTGGCTCAACGGGATCAAGCACTGGCAAGTGGATTACCACAGTAAAGGGGCAGCGAAATGCCCTGTTTTGCGCCAAGTTTGA
- a CDS encoding glucose 1-dehydrogenase, with translation MGRVDTKVALISGAARGMGAAHARLLIAEGAKVVIGDILDDEGQALADQLGAAARYVHLDVTQPAQWASAVATAVADFGKLNVLVNNAGIVNYGPLKTFDLTKWQQILDVNVTGTLLGIQAVVDPMTAAGGGSIINVSSIEGLRGAAWVHGYVTSKWAVRGLTKSAALELASDNIRVNSIHPGFIRTPMTAKLPQDLLNIPLGRPGEPQEVSTFVLFLASDESSYATAAEFVMDGGLVADVSHKTQ, from the coding sequence ATGGGACGCGTGGACACGAAAGTCGCACTGATCAGCGGGGCGGCCCGGGGCATGGGGGCCGCTCACGCACGGTTGTTGATCGCGGAGGGCGCCAAGGTGGTGATCGGCGACATCCTCGACGACGAAGGTCAGGCCCTGGCCGATCAGTTGGGCGCCGCCGCGCGCTACGTGCACCTCGACGTGACACAGCCGGCCCAGTGGGCGTCCGCGGTAGCCACGGCGGTGGCGGACTTCGGCAAGCTGAACGTTTTGGTCAACAACGCCGGCATCGTCAACTACGGGCCGCTTAAGACTTTCGACCTGACCAAGTGGCAACAGATTCTCGACGTCAATGTCACCGGCACATTGTTGGGCATTCAGGCCGTGGTCGACCCGATGACCGCCGCCGGCGGCGGCTCGATCATCAACGTCTCCTCCATTGAGGGACTGCGCGGTGCCGCCTGGGTGCATGGCTATGTGACCTCCAAGTGGGCAGTTCGCGGTCTGACCAAGTCCGCGGCGCTGGAATTGGCATCAGACAACATTCGGGTCAACTCGATTCATCCGGGCTTCATCCGCACCCCAATGACCGCCAAACTTCCCCAGGACTTGCTCAACATCCCGCTGGGACGGCCCGGCGAACCACAGGAGGTGTCGACGTTCGTGCTCTTCCTCGCCAGCGATGAATCCTCGTATGCGACCGCGGCCGAATTCGTGATGGATGGCGGCTTGGTGGCCGACGTCTCCCACAAGACCCAGTAG